From a single Nicotiana tomentosiformis chromosome 2, ASM39032v3, whole genome shotgun sequence genomic region:
- the LOC138905265 gene encoding uncharacterized protein, translated as MRDRIHRFISGLALELTEACTTTALHDTMDISMIQAFTQNIERSRRRQQGTERTEQGQHKRMRFPRYDRYTQSGPGESSRVSVLQRHRGSRQTWSFLPRCDICGRGHLGQCRASSDAYYTCGHPGHMMQDCPNRDSGGMAQPASSAIGSSMSMHPSGRKSQSSTGRGRGRGRGSNSGVNQNCIYALAGRQD; from the exons atgcgtgacaggatccacaggtttatatCAGGGTTAGCCctagagttgaccgaggcatgtacCACCACTGCATTGCATGATACTATGGATATCTCCATGATTCAGGCATTCACTCAGAATATAGAAAGAAGTAGGCGtcgacagcagggtacagagaggactgagcaagggcagcataagaggatgagatttcccag gtatgaccgttatactcagtcaggaccaggtgagagctcacgggtgtCGGTTTTGCAGCGACATCGAGGTTCAAGACAAACATGGTCATTTCTGCCGCGGTGTGACatatgtggtagaggacacttgggccaatgccgagcaagttcCGATGCTTATTATACATGTGGgcatccggggcatatgatgcaagattgcccaaatagagattctgggggtatggcacaaccagcaagttcagcaataggatcatctatgtctatgcatccttcagggcgcaaGTCTCAGTCTTCaactggtagaggtcgaggcagaggtagaggttccaattcaggtgttaatcagaactgtatctatgctttagcaggTCGACAGGACTAG